A single genomic interval of Rubripirellula reticaptiva harbors:
- a CDS encoding carboxypeptidase-like regulatory domain-containing protein translates to MRSRFQFHLVTCLLVLLGAMAVVAMPSFSRGPAIDDVGPTTVVGRVVDVDGKAVSQATVTVQSRLPASVSTATVQVTTDVSGGFTVEVSGNPIAFQQWKIVANTSDGSQAGFFRYSGLKEATVDSKIEIKVEPTKAYTINVVVADSKPVADAQVAIQFGYPHLVDGLRTDADGKISVYAAKSERVDAVIAWKDGVGFDYEVYALGRDQKSDLKTAVPEFPGDGETLRLDGASPVTVNVVDTAGEPIEGVRLYPWILRKESANRELNLSYFTDAMSQSTDASGATTFAWMPKWQTSGVTIWPTADGYTRTRANYDPAVDVGELTVTLDQLVTIRGRVLDPAGEPAGGIAVHATGEGYGWDGGRDVTKSADDGTYELQVPPEQVYMVTASNDDWVADAVPSFVVNSGKPVEGIDLTLRKPTRLTGLLTAEPSGEALKNERVIVYQFGDDLGSITGASIANPENSRRYVRPMAVNVTKTDYDGRFEFLLGNGSYDIRPPRQEKAEEFDVSGEAALTIDVTTEIQAKIKLTGVVRHQEDDRPLSGIRLSAVSQRFRGDDWQALTDKDGTFAVERLGEPTYVLAMNDDKSLGAVSILPGDQSTLEMKLEKTGSAFGVLHKTDSAEPAAAEKIRFGIRIPDENNQTWSNRFGGLAVTDSEGRFRLEGLVPGWEYDLNLESRPDGSIPSLKSITIVSVLQVDMGAMNIPAPRKPYVPPTLDERIAGAMGVKGSAQERFDRAIPRCRINKQKLLIVLGKPDEPQVRQFMGLRYEDSDFRKIRDDFLIMALSTEDPAMAADVEKLFEGFDARVDEESMSFSLALVDADGDLIAHSSEVDLIEQDELSKDAVIEWLRSHLDEPIDAKKLLSDTLAKAKKENKRVLVQETAAWCGPCHLLSDYLDGNRAWEADYLWIKMDHRFTGAREIMVDLRDGSNGGIPWFAILDANGEKLATSNHFESGDNIGFPSSQHGQTHFKKMLLDTKITMSEDEISALVERLKKDE, encoded by the coding sequence ATGCGATCACGGTTTCAGTTTCACTTGGTGACTTGTTTGCTTGTGCTGTTGGGGGCGATGGCGGTAGTCGCAATGCCTTCGTTCTCTCGGGGGCCCGCCATCGATGACGTTGGCCCAACAACGGTGGTCGGGCGAGTCGTCGATGTCGACGGTAAAGCGGTATCGCAAGCAACCGTGACAGTGCAATCGAGGCTGCCAGCCTCGGTTTCGACTGCGACCGTTCAGGTGACTACCGATGTCAGTGGTGGTTTCACGGTTGAAGTGAGTGGCAATCCGATCGCTTTTCAGCAGTGGAAAATCGTTGCTAACACTAGCGATGGCAGCCAAGCCGGTTTCTTTCGATACAGCGGGTTGAAAGAGGCAACGGTTGACTCGAAAATCGAAATCAAGGTCGAGCCAACGAAGGCGTACACCATCAATGTGGTGGTCGCCGATTCGAAACCTGTCGCTGACGCGCAAGTGGCTATCCAGTTTGGCTATCCGCATTTAGTGGACGGCCTGAGAACGGATGCGGACGGGAAAATTTCCGTGTACGCCGCAAAGTCCGAACGTGTCGATGCGGTGATTGCGTGGAAGGATGGCGTTGGGTTTGACTACGAAGTCTATGCACTCGGTCGAGATCAAAAGTCGGACCTAAAGACGGCCGTGCCTGAGTTTCCCGGTGATGGGGAAACGTTGCGACTTGACGGTGCCTCGCCGGTAACCGTGAATGTCGTTGATACGGCAGGCGAACCGATCGAAGGTGTTCGCTTGTATCCGTGGATACTTCGCAAAGAATCGGCCAACCGCGAGTTGAACCTCAGCTACTTCACTGACGCGATGTCTCAGTCGACCGATGCGTCAGGTGCCACGACGTTTGCGTGGATGCCCAAATGGCAAACTTCCGGCGTCACGATCTGGCCGACTGCCGATGGTTACACGCGGACTCGAGCCAACTACGATCCGGCCGTTGATGTTGGCGAGTTGACTGTCACGCTCGACCAGTTGGTCACGATCCGAGGCCGAGTGCTTGATCCGGCGGGTGAACCGGCCGGGGGAATCGCCGTTCATGCGACTGGTGAAGGATACGGTTGGGATGGCGGACGCGACGTGACCAAGTCCGCCGATGATGGAACGTACGAGTTACAGGTTCCACCGGAACAGGTTTACATGGTCACCGCGTCGAATGATGATTGGGTGGCGGACGCAGTTCCAAGTTTCGTCGTCAACTCCGGCAAGCCAGTCGAGGGCATCGATTTGACGCTGCGCAAGCCGACTCGCTTGACCGGGCTGCTGACCGCAGAACCATCGGGTGAAGCGCTCAAGAACGAACGCGTGATTGTCTATCAATTTGGCGATGACCTCGGGTCCATCACAGGAGCCTCGATCGCCAATCCAGAGAATTCACGTCGCTATGTGCGACCGATGGCCGTGAACGTCACCAAGACGGATTACGATGGTCGTTTTGAGTTCTTGCTGGGGAATGGTTCTTACGACATTCGTCCACCACGCCAAGAGAAGGCTGAAGAGTTCGATGTGTCCGGCGAGGCAGCGCTGACCATCGATGTGACGACCGAGATTCAAGCGAAAATCAAGCTGACCGGAGTCGTGCGGCATCAAGAAGACGATCGGCCGTTGTCGGGGATTCGATTGAGTGCAGTTTCGCAGCGTTTCCGTGGTGATGATTGGCAAGCGTTAACGGACAAGGACGGAACGTTCGCGGTCGAGCGATTGGGTGAGCCGACTTATGTTTTAGCGATGAACGACGACAAGTCGCTAGGCGCGGTTTCTATTTTGCCGGGTGACCAAAGCACGCTGGAAATGAAACTGGAAAAAACCGGTTCGGCGTTCGGAGTTCTGCACAAAACCGACTCAGCGGAACCGGCTGCCGCAGAAAAGATTCGTTTTGGAATTCGAATTCCGGACGAAAACAATCAAACCTGGAGCAATCGATTTGGTGGCTTGGCGGTAACGGATTCAGAAGGTCGGTTTCGTCTCGAGGGGTTGGTCCCGGGTTGGGAGTACGACCTCAACTTGGAGTCTCGGCCCGACGGGTCCATCCCGAGCCTGAAAAGCATTACCATCGTCTCGGTCCTACAAGTCGACATGGGAGCCATGAACATTCCGGCGCCGCGCAAACCTTATGTGCCACCGACGCTAGACGAACGCATTGCCGGGGCGATGGGGGTGAAGGGATCGGCTCAGGAACGTTTCGATCGTGCAATACCGCGGTGCAGAATCAACAAGCAAAAGTTGTTGATAGTGCTTGGCAAACCCGATGAACCGCAAGTTCGTCAATTCATGGGATTGCGATACGAGGACAGTGATTTCCGTAAAATTCGTGACGACTTTTTGATCATGGCATTGTCCACCGAAGATCCAGCAATGGCTGCGGACGTTGAGAAGCTTTTCGAGGGATTTGACGCCAGAGTCGACGAGGAATCGATGTCTTTTTCCCTGGCCTTGGTTGATGCAGACGGCGACCTGATTGCGCACAGTTCCGAAGTCGACTTGATCGAACAAGACGAGCTATCCAAAGACGCGGTGATCGAGTGGCTGCGTTCGCATCTCGACGAACCGATCGACGCCAAAAAATTGCTCAGCGACACGTTGGCAAAGGCAAAGAAGGAAAACAAGCGTGTTCTGGTTCAGGAGACTGCGGCATGGTGTGGTCCCTGCCACTTGCTGTCGGATTACTTGGACGGAAATCGGGCGTGGGAGGCGGACTACCTTTGGATCAAGATGGATCATCGCTTCACCGGCGCACGCGAAATCATGGTGGACCTGCGTGACGGCTCGAATGGTGGCATTCCCTGGTTCGCGATCCTTGACGCGAATGGCGAAAAATTGGCGACGTCCAATCACTTTGAATCGGGTGACAACATTGGTTTCCCCTCAAGCCAACACGGGCAAACGCATTTTAAGAAAATGCTGCTCGATACTAAGATCACGATGTCGGAAGATGAAATCAGCGCGCTTGTCGAGCGACTCAAGAAAGACGAGTGA